In Deltaproteobacteria bacterium, one DNA window encodes the following:
- a CDS encoding nucleotidyltransferase family protein, which translates to MIINMTTIALRRKHYIDQTLESLFRSDGRDIPVNLILGSSDTSHVEKYRKTLNIVSWDQEAESQAREGHLRHNCNVNAIRALSYGDDDHCLCCEDDILFDEHWLRQLMLTVAEIEGKHYVLNLGQGSDPSPGKRYAIHTQPYLCGAQAIFYPSKSVRRAVAEFVRQNTHCGMNDHLIGRYGKEHAALYNTTPALVGHLGQVSTFNQPSPPAKRSEDAPLKQNSETTPAKPVAVAVRRVDREARPPATKVPDVHRIRVSERATSEVLVALLRASLGTGAQPDATRLTQCDWARLALLATHHGLVPILYRALRDRAASVPADRLKNFKAQYVANVFHNQLAQAGVEEIGAAFDSERIPVIAMKGAALQRTLYDDPGLRVVGDIDLLVDERDVERAGARLQHLGLAPLLSMDADRRGPLCHIHHIYQRRQPRAIPVELHWRLFEPYQPYIFDLEAVRAQARPLPGMPPNVWVMAPEHELAHLCLHLDRHAVTYRSLISRKDWFESLLRPQGLARLLWLYDIALYLRQRTAVVDWDRFVDTARRWAIDEHLHATLELARRALDAGPPPEVLRALHRGRPRVVERIAHGVVLASHRANESRRKDSARGRRLRWLARLSGQVLRVAHTWVSVFPPRAYLRARYSTTHTALALRVRHLRDVTPGLWAETRDRLRSVVAVRGHDPR; encoded by the coding sequence AGACTCTGGAGAGTCTGTTCCGTTCGGATGGGCGAGACATTCCCGTGAATCTCATCCTCGGGTCGAGCGATACATCGCACGTCGAGAAATACCGGAAGACATTGAATATCGTGAGCTGGGACCAGGAAGCCGAATCGCAAGCGAGAGAAGGTCATCTGCGGCACAACTGCAACGTCAACGCGATCCGCGCCTTGAGTTACGGCGACGACGACCACTGCCTGTGCTGCGAGGACGACATCTTGTTCGACGAACACTGGCTTCGTCAGTTGATGCTGACGGTGGCCGAAATCGAGGGTAAGCACTACGTGCTGAATCTCGGCCAAGGCTCCGATCCATCGCCGGGTAAGCGCTACGCGATCCATACCCAACCCTACCTGTGCGGAGCGCAGGCGATCTTTTATCCCAGCAAGTCAGTCAGAAGAGCGGTTGCGGAATTCGTGCGGCAGAACACCCACTGCGGGATGAACGACCACTTGATTGGCAGGTACGGCAAAGAACACGCCGCATTGTACAACACGACGCCGGCCTTGGTCGGACACCTGGGACAAGTCTCCACCTTTAACCAACCCAGCCCGCCCGCGAAGCGAAGCGAGGACGCCCCGCTCAAGCAGAACAGCGAAACGACACCCGCCAAGCCCGTCGCCGTTGCTGTCCGACGTGTCGATCGCGAGGCTCGGCCACCGGCGACGAAGGTTCCGGATGTCCATCGAATACGCGTGAGCGAGCGAGCCACGTCGGAGGTCTTGGTGGCGCTCTTGCGCGCCTCGCTGGGTACCGGTGCGCAACCTGACGCGACGCGTCTTACGCAATGCGACTGGGCACGCTTGGCGCTTCTCGCGACGCATCATGGACTGGTTCCGATTCTGTACCGTGCGCTGCGTGACCGGGCCGCGAGCGTGCCGGCGGATCGGCTGAAAAACTTCAAGGCGCAATATGTCGCCAACGTGTTTCACAATCAGCTCGCGCAAGCAGGCGTCGAGGAGATCGGCGCGGCCTTCGACAGCGAACGGATTCCGGTCATCGCGATGAAGGGCGCCGCGCTCCAACGCACCCTCTACGACGATCCCGGGCTCCGCGTTGTGGGCGACATCGACCTGCTCGTCGATGAACGCGACGTCGAGCGTGCCGGCGCGCGGTTGCAACACCTGGGCTTGGCGCCGCTCTTGTCGATGGACGCGGACCGCCGCGGCCCACTGTGTCACATCCATCACATCTACCAGCGGCGACAGCCCCGAGCGATCCCGGTGGAGCTGCACTGGCGGCTGTTCGAGCCGTATCAGCCGTACATCTTTGATCTCGAGGCGGTGCGCGCGCAGGCGCGCCCGCTTCCCGGGATGCCGCCCAACGTCTGGGTGATGGCGCCAGAACACGAATTGGCGCACCTGTGTCTGCATCTGGATCGGCACGCGGTGACGTATCGTTCGTTGATCAGTCGCAAGGATTGGTTCGAGTCGCTGCTCCGCCCCCAAGGCCTCGCGCGGTTGCTGTGGCTGTATGACATCGCCCTCTATCTGCGGCAGCGAACCGCGGTCGTCGACTGGGACCGGTTCGTCGATACCGCGCGTCGGTGGGCGATCGACGAACACCTGCATGCGACGTTGGAGCTTGCTCGGCGCGCGCTGGACGCGGGGCCGCCCCCCGAGGTTCTGCGCGCGCTCCATCGCGGCCGCCCGCGCGTCGTCGAACGGATTGCCCACGGTGTGGTGCTGGCATCACATCGCGCCAATGAGTCGCGGAGGAAGGACTCCGCGCGTGGGCGGCGTTTGCGCTGGCTCGCGCGATTGTCCGGTCAGGTGCTCCGCGTCGCTCACACGTGGGTCTCGGTCTTTCCGCCCCGCGCGTACTTGCGCGCCAGGTACTCCACGACGCACACCGCCCTCGCGCTGCGGGTCCGACACCTCCGGGACGTCACGCCCGGGCTGTGGGCGGAAACGCGCGACCGCTTGCGGTCAGTGGTTGCGGTTCGAGGGCACGATCCGCGATGA